From the Aspergillus puulaauensis MK2 DNA, chromosome 1, nearly complete sequence genome, the window ATTCTAACATGATGCCAAGGTACCTTATGCGACAGCACTATGTAGGGTCAAACGAGATACTCCAGGCTAATCATGGTATAACCCTAACATGAGATTCCGCTTAGTCGTCGCCTTGACTTAGTAGCTCGACCAATCGCTGCCACTACAATCGACAGCATTGGTCGAGTCTACCCACGTATGCTTTCCTCTCGTCATTGTGCGAACCTTAGTGTGTTCTGGCCCGCACGACGTTGCCTGACCTGACCCGTGAGAACCTTTGCTCGTCAAACCTGCCGGAACTGCCGGTCAGAGTATCCGTCACTTCGTCCATCGCTGGCCGAGTGCCCCGTATGTTTAGGGCAATCAAGTCCCATAACGAAAGCTCACACCCAAGCCTAGGTAGGGCCCATCCAGCTCAGTTCGGGACACCAGGCGTGTCCCACCGGCGTAGCGGGGATTCCCCATTCTGATTTAGCTCTCTTGTTAGGCTTTCAATGCGAAGGACTACAGTACTATGTTAACCACTCGTGGTATAATGCGTGCTTGcactttatatataattcaTCGCGGCTATTCCTAAACCGGCCCATGTATACACAAACTTAGTATAGCTTGTAAAGACAGCCAATGTAGCAGATATCCAACTCCCATTCAAAAGGATGCTTAGTGTGAAATCTCTAAGAAGCTCACATTAAAGCCCCGAAAAGCCATTTCCCGCTTATGTCTGAGGGAAGTTGGTGATGAACGCAACCTGAACGGCAGCAAAGCTATGCGACCACTTTTGTTAGCTTGGACTAAGAAATCTTGCGATTGACTCACGCTGTAGAAGCCGCAAACACTTCAACCCGCCTAGCCCTCGCCAACAGGCCGATGAAGATTGAAAACAAAATATTGTATATAATGATGATGGCCAACCGGGTAGCCATATTGTGAACAAagtatagtactattatGGAACTGGCCGGGATGGCAGAGGATATCAAGGTGCTTGTTATTCTTGTTGCGCGAATGATGCTCTCGTCTCTGTAATAAACTGTCCCTGTCTCGATATCTACCTTGGGCTATACCCATGGCTTCGTTATCAGCCGCATATTAAGTGTTTGGTAAAGGGGGAACACGAACCCTGGCAGGCTTAAAGATCTTGTAATATCGCATGGATACGTGCTCATGCCAGAACGGGATACAAACACCGAATACCCATCTCGTCAGTGGATCGACGTTCTGGTATCTCGCAGAGAGCGTGATGAGGTCCAGTTCGTGCTCTTCTGTGCCGAACCATTGGTCATATTCGGCAGTGCCGTAGAACTGGGTATAATTTGCCAGCCATTGCTTAAGCAACTGCAGGTCATTCTTATGGGGCTTCCGATACTGAAGTAGTTGGCTGTGCTGCGCCAATGCGGTGTCTGTTGACGTATGAGCACAGCGATCTATACATCACCGGGTGAAAAACTTACTGTATTTCTCTAGTAGCTTCCTCAGCTCCAGCCACTTTGCCCACTGGGCCGACGACTCAATGCCTTCCTTCATGTACGACACGCAGGCTCGGTACTTCTCACGGTGGAATTCGCCCGAGCCTTGGTCCTCCTGCATAATTTTTCTGAGCTCCTTCTCTGTAAGTGTGATCTCAGCCTGGAGGATGAGCAGGTTCTGCGTATTGAGCTTCATGTATGAACGAAAGGTTGACAGGCCCTTGTCTCTGACCATCAGAGCTGCTAGTTCGTCGTAGCCTCCATCTTCTACTGGCGAGTTTGCGGTCTCCATCGAAACTAGCGACGTCCTCGGTGGGCGTTTTATCATTCGGTCCGTATTAGGGATATATGTAACTGGATGACGGTGACAATTTGTGCGCAGGTGTCGAGGTTGCTGGTCTTGTACTAACAGTTATACTATTGTTGCCATCCATATTTAATATCTTGATAGGTCTCCTGCAAGGCATACAAAGACCGCACTTGAGCCTCAAGCCCGCAGCAAATTCCGCGGAGGGCTCTGGCCACAGCCACTCAGAATAATCATATGTACGACCCAATGTACTATCATCCTGCATGCGGAAGCATAGATACCCAAGCCACCTGAGCACTCCACTCCTCTGTCTCGTGAAGCAGCGCCTATAGGATCCCCGGGCATTTATCAAACCATACACCCTGCGGCCGAACAGGGTCATCATGTCAGCCAGGCTCCTTAGGCTGCATCGAGACCCGTCCTGGGTCCAGTCAAGGCGGAACCAGCATTATATCACGGTCTCGACCTAGcctctcttcctctaatCAAAGGGGTTCTACAACCTATCGAAGGCCGGCTAATCTGTTCCGTTATTGAATGACTATTCGGCTCTTGAAGAGGACATCGGACCCATGCATGGTATTTCGTTAATCCAACGAGTAGATACATTCGCTGGAATGATGGCCTCAGCCAAAATCCACAGATCATTCTTCATCACTTCGCTATATAAAATACAAGGCCAGCCTTCAATACCGGCTTGAATCTATATATGCGGAGATGTGCCTGCGTGATACTTCACGTATGTGAGGATACTGCTGTCTGCTCCAAAAGCCCATGATTCCGAATTGAAGACGCCCCTAACACCATATCAAAAGAGTTGTTCTCGATAACCAGCACCTCCGTTCTGTAGTGACTGATACATTTATATAGGCTCCATTCGACTTCTATTATTCCCTGCGGCTTCGCCCAGTACCCGTTGGGCAGGCGTACCGGTGGACCGTTATATGGCATGACCGGCACACCCAAGAGGCGCGCAACCTCGTCTGATACTGCGTTCAAATCGCCCTGACGGTCCAAAAGTAAGCGGCGATAAAAGACCTTCTCGCCCTGATATCTACCCAACTGAACATCAAAGGTCCGTTTGGCTGACGAGTATTGCTCTGGGGGGATCTCAAATCCTTCCGTTGCGAACCCCCACTGCTCGCCCTCGATTCTGTGTCGGCGCCCCGGATTCAATTTCTCGTTGTGTCTATCCCCGGCATGATTCTCGAGCTGCGATCCGAGTCGGTCGAAGCGGAATTTCGACGGGGGATCTATATCAGCATGCGGCGGTTTCACCCGGGCATTGGCCCTGCGGTCACAGCAGGACAATATCCGATAGAGAGTGTTTGGCATCTGGAGTCGGGGTATAAAGAAACCGCATGTCAGATTTGCTGAttctggaggagggagacatTTTGTGTTCatgtttcttgtttttgtttgtttttgttttgtttttttggcACTTTGGCATTAGAGAGGACAGGACGATAGGGTTGTAGAGAAATTATTAGCTACCTCTTTTTCAACAGCTCcgtatatttatattataatatatccATCCAAGCCGTCTATGCGGCTCTTGGGCTAGTTATCGAGGCTGCGCCGTTCTTATTCCCTTCGCAAGGCCATGCTGATTAGCCTGTGATCGCTGAATGCAAAGAACAAAGCTCACCCACCGAGCTGAGGAGGCTCGTAAAGATAGATATTTGCGGCTCTTCCCCGAGGCAGAGTAGCTCTGATAAACCGGGCACAGTGGGCCTTAGGCGCGCGGGGTGGTGGGCTGACGTGGCGGCGAAATGTTATTGTCGTACGAAGGATGTTGGAGGGAAAACAGGATACTCGTTGATTGGTATTCGTTCAGTCCGCCAAGCCACAGGAAAGACCAACATGGAGGGGAGCGAAAGGCTGCACGAAAGGCTGCACGAAAGGCTGCGCGAGAGGCTGCTGAGCCAGCCACACACGGCCTGGAGGATGCAGTCTTGTCCGAGGCAGACCGTAATATCAAGGGCGAGTCAGTACGATTCTGCTTACTTACGTCGTACACTAGGTTACCGGCATAGTCTACGTCATTACGTTCCTTTGTAGATGGCTTTTTACTGCTGTCAGATTCCACGCACTATGAGTACTCCCGGGCTGACCGACTCTGGCTTTACAGGTACATTTACGGATACAGGCATCATCTCGGTTGGATGTTGCTCCTAGGCTGTCCCTGATTTGCGTTTCGCTCCTTCTTGATCCTTTCAGATTCAGCATCGGCCTGTTGAGCCTTCCCCCGGCctgcttttcctttctcttccgaTTCCTTGTTGAATTTCGCTGGGTCTGGAGAACGACGACGTATTAGCGCTCTCTGGCCTGTTTACGGATCTCCCAGGAGCACGGGTATGTACTAACCCTTCCCCTTGTCAAGACAAAGTGGAGCTACGTGTCTGGACGTATCATTCAGCAAAAGCCTATCCGCTGAGAACATCCCAAGAACAATGTCATATCGGCCCATTATATGGTTTCCCTGGGACTCGGTAATGTAGAAGTCAAGGTTCTCGGATCGCCGTCCTCCAGGGGCCTTCGTGCACAGGGTCACCTTGTGTCGCGCGGTATAAGCAACACCCCCAGCACCTGCGAGGGTCCTGGTCATACCCAGATCGCGTGCTGTAACCCCCAGCGTACGCTGTATCTGGCTGAAGAGGTTTCCCGAGATTGCATTGTCGCTGAGGGTCTCTTCGATGGCGGCTTTGAGGGTTACGTGCCCTCCTTGGCCTGTGTAGTTGCTGAGAATGATTTCCGCGTCGTTCGATCCCTGGAGTATAACCTTAGGGTTAATGCAAGCCCATTGAACAGCATTTGCTGGTATAGTGTGGCAGCGTACCATTCTGAATATATTTTCAACGGTAGTAAATCTCGTAGATGGTCAACGGTCTGTGGTTCGATGAGTCTCCTGTATCACAGTTCCAGTCTGCCGTTTCTTGTGCCTTGGACGACGACATGCCGCCGCGGCGCTTTCATATCTGCGACCAGATCGACCGTTGGGTATCGAGGACTTGTTGAGCCTCATTGACACTGGCGGTCAGTCTATCATGTTCACGAGGGTAGGTAGCATATGCAGGTTGGTGGTATCACGGCGGTTTGTTTGCTTCAGATTGGATCACATCTCGGGGTGAGCCAGGTCGAACAGCAAGGATCTCGCTGGCATCGTAGAATCCCTGCAGCAAGCGAACACTTGCATCCCGCAGATTCGAGTGTCAAGGGTTCTTCCTCAAGTGCGAGGCTGTCAAGTGTGAGTGGTGAGGGGAGAACAGTCTCTGCAGGCCGCAGATGTTGGTTAGCCACGATGATAAAATGTCAGCTCGACTTCTCGTCATTGTGCAACATTATGCATCCGTAATAAGACTTAAATTACCTGGCACACCCACGGGGCGTGAAGCTTCCGTGTTTGGGTGTCCAACCACCGAGTTCTGCATTGGCGGCGAATAACAGCATGCGACTACGCGCCCTGGTTCGTATGCTCGCGATATCACTGTAGATCAGCAGTAATGAACTGGTCAGGACGGACGGCGGGGTATTTTATGACACGGAAGGCCCAGCGAGCACCACAGATGATTTCCCAGGGTTATTGTTTTATTTCTAGAGTAGAGGATGCCCCCCCAATCCGACGTATGAGCACTTGGGCTTCTCTGATACGCAAA encodes:
- a CDS encoding uncharacterized protein (COG:S;~EggNog:ENOG410PRWC;~TransMembrane:3 (i219-240o246-264i271-289o)) codes for the protein METANSPVEDGGYDELAALMVRDKGLSTFRSYMKLNTQNLLILQAEITLTEKELRKIMQEDQGSGEFHREKYRACVSYMKEGIESSAQWAKWLELRKLLEKYNTALAQHSQLLQYRKPHKNDLQLLKQWLANYTQFYGTAEYDQWFGTEEHELDLITLSARYQNVDPLTRWVFGVCIPFWHEHVSMRYYKIFKPARPKVDIETGTVYYRDESIIRATRITSTLISSAIPASSIIVLYFVHNMATRLAIIIIYNILFSIFIGLLARARRVEVFAASTAFAAVQVAFITNFPQT
- a CDS encoding retropepsin-like aspartic protease, with translation MNTKCLPPPESANLTCGFFIPRLQMPNTLYRILSCCDRRANARVKPPHADIDPPSKFRFDRLGSQLENHAGDRHNEKLNPGRRHRIEGEQWGFATEGFEIPPEQYSSAKRTFDVQLGRYQGEKVFYRRLLLDRQGDLNAVSDEVARLLGVPVMPYNGPPVRLPNGYWAKPQGIIEVEWSLYKCISHYRTEVLVIENNSFDMVLGASSIRNHGLLEQTAVSSHT